One genomic segment of Impatiens glandulifera chromosome 6, dImpGla2.1, whole genome shotgun sequence includes these proteins:
- the LOC124942794 gene encoding codeine O-demethylase-like: MATSIECSNHSETVITKSVKEMSINGDDPPSTYLVRESKFGSIDTSAPTATIPVIDLSLFYSSSSSSSTSPAESNELDKLRSALTSWGCFQLTGHGMSKEFLEKVRGITKGFFANPEEEKKKSGRQAGSAEGYGTDRVVSDNQILDWCDRLSLRIFPEDQRKLNLWPNHPENFSETLEEYGKNIKSIATLLFTAMAKSLNLETDSFSEKFSGRSILQARLILYPPCPRPDQVFGLKAHSDRSGVTILLQDREVEGLQVRKDDEWFTVPIIPDALFVNLGDQMQIMSNGIFKSPMHRVVTNNYREKISVALFNEPEPEKEIGPVDGLIDEDRPRLYRNVKNYAVFNYECFQKGVVAIEEVRVYEDGA; encoded by the exons ATGGCTACTAGTATTGAATGTTCCAATCACTCAGAGACTGTAATAACCAAGAGCGTCAAGGAAATGTCCATTAATGGCGATGATCCACCTTCTACATACCTAGTGAGAGAATCTAAGTTCGGTTCCATTGACACATCTGCCCCTACGGCTACAATTCCAGTAATTGACCTCAGTCTCttctactcttcttcttcttcatcatcaacttcACCAGCCGAATCCAACGAGCTAGACAAGCTCAGATCAGCCCTCACCTCATGGGGCTGCTTTCAG CTAACAGGTCATGGAATGTCCAAAGAATTCCTCGAGAAAGTACGCGGAATCACGAAAGGATTCTTCGCGAATcctgaagaagagaagaagaaatcaGGTCGTCAAGCTGGAAGTGCAGAAGGATATGGAACTGATAGAGTTGTCTCAGATAATCAAATCCTCGACTGGTGCGATCGTCTCTCTCTACGGATCTTCCCCGAAGATCAGAGGAAATTGAATCTCTGGCCAAATCATCCAGAAAATTTCAG CGAGACTCTAGAAGAATACGGGAAGAACATAAAGTCAATCGCTACTCTTCTATTCACGGCGATGGCTAAATCGCTAAATTTGGAAACCGATTCCTTCTCGGAGAAATTCAGCGGAAGATCGATCTTGCAAGCACGTCTCATCCTGTATCCGCCTTGTCCGAGGCCAGATCAAGTGTTTGGATTGAAAGCTCATTCTGATAGATCTGGTGTCACCATTTTACTGCAAGACAGAGAAGTGGAAGGTTTACAAGTTCGTAAAGACGATGAATGGTTCACAGTGCCTATAATTCCTGATGCATTGTTCGTCAACCTTGGAGATCAAATGCAG ATAATGAGTAATGGGATATTCAAAAGTCCGATGCATCGGGTGGTTACGAATAACTATAGAGAGAAGATATCGGTTGCTTTGTTTAACGAACCGGAACCGGAGAAGGAGATCGGGCCTGTGGATGGATTGATCGATGAAGATCGGCCGAGATTATACAGGAATGTGAAGAACTATGCTGTTTTTAACTATGAATGCTTTCAGAAAGGTGTGGTCGCCATTGAAGAAGTTAGGGTTTATGAAGATGGTGCATAA